Proteins found in one Zea mays cultivar B73 chromosome 1, Zm-B73-REFERENCE-NAM-5.0, whole genome shotgun sequence genomic segment:
- the LOC542586 gene encoding histidine-containing phosphotransfer protein: MSAANQLAALVSNMYATGLLDDQFQQLQLLQDPSAPDFVSEVVTLFCQDGERIIEELAKLLEKPNVDFDRVDAFVHQLKGSSANIGAQKVKNTCIQFREFCQQKSRDGCLKVLETMRINFYELRGKFQTMLQLERQVNGFPPNK, translated from the exons ATGTCTGCCGCGAACCAGCTCGCCGCTCTGGTCAGCAACATGTACGCCACG GGTTTGCTTGACGATCAGTTCCAGCAGCTCCAGCTGCTCCAGGACCCCAGCGCCCCTGACTTCGTCTCCGAGGTCGTCACGCTCTTCTGTCAGGACGGCGAGCGGATCATCGAAGAGCTGGCCAAACTGCT GGAGAAGCCCAACGTGGATTTTGACAGGGTTGACGCCTTTGTGCATCAGCTCAAGGGAAGCAGTGCAAA TATTGGTGCTCAGAAGGTTAAGAACACTTGCATTCAGTTCCGCGAATTCTGTCAGCAGAAGAGCAGAGATGG GTGCCTCAAGGTACTGGAGACAATGAGGATTAACTTCTATGAGCTGCGTGGCAAGTTTCAGACCATGCTTCAG CTGGAGCGTCAGGTCAATGGCTTTCCCCCCAACAAGTAA
- the LOC103643196 gene encoding fatty acyl-CoA reductase 1 has translation MQKVPATTSSKLQTMVDSAMDAARIIGYFKDKTILVTGSTGFLGKILVEKILRVQPAVRRIYLLVRAADEPSAQQRVQQEVTGTELFSLLRDKYGEEGFDLFIRDKIVPLAGDITNQDLGLEPTTLDGMAKEMDVIVNVAATTNFYERYDVALDVNVMGVKQLCHLAKHCANLRMFMHVSTAYVSGDGSTEPILEKPIKPGEALRGGGTRVDVDGELRLVSDAKNDLTTTSTTGAAERKAMKELGLRRARHFGWSNTYVFTKAMGETVLEEQLRRDGDGDGDGGMPPPAVVVVMRPSIITSVRADPVPGWVQGTRTIDTLIVGYAKRSISAFLADIRLVMDVIPADMVVNAMLAAAVAHSGSGSGSGQDVVVYYQPTSSLRNPVTYAVLYRSGSRHFREHPRVRDDGEAIPNKEMRFFTTIPRFRLYMILSYKLPLEMLHMANLLLCGLFSKLYKDSNRKYKFVMHLVDVYGPFAFFKGCFDDTNMERLRSTMVMRSPEDDMFNYDPKTIDWDDYFYRIHIPGVLKYVCK, from the exons ATGCAGAAGGTACCTGCAACGACCTCAAGCAAATTACAGACGATGGTGGATAGCGCCATGGACGCGGCGAGGATCATAGGCTACTTCAAGGATAAGACCATCCTCGTCACCGGCTCGACTGGCTTTCTTGGAAAGA TCCTTGTGGAGAAGATACTGCGGGTGCAGCCTGCTGTGCGCAGGATCTACCTCCTCGTGCGAGCGGCCGACGAGCCCTCCGCACAGCAGCGCGTCCAGCAAGAGGTTACCGGCACCGAGCTGTTCAGCCTCCTGAGAGACAAGTACGGCGAAGAAGGCTTCGACCTGTTCATCCGAGACAAGATCGTTCCTTTGGCCGGAGACATCACGAACCAGGACCTGGGCCTGGAGCCAACCACACTCGACGGCATGGCCAAGGAGATGGACGTCATCGTCAACGTTGCTGCAACCACCAACTTCTACGAAAG ATATGATGTCGCCCTGGACGTGAACGTGATGGGAGTGAAGCAACTCTGCCACTTGGCCAAGCACTGCGCCAACCTCAGGATGTTCATGCATGTCTCCACTG CCTACGTGTCCGGCGACGGCAGCACGGAGCCGATCCTGGAGAAGCCCATCAAGCCCGGCGAGGCGCTGCGGGGAGGCGGCACGCGCGTCGACGTCGACGGCGAGCTGCGCCTCGTCAGTGACGCCAAGAACGACCTGACGACGACGTCGACCACCGGCGCGGCGGAGAGGAAGGCCATGAAGGAGCTGGGCCTGCGGAGGGCTCGCCACTTCGGGTGGTCCAACACGTACGTCTTCACCAAGGCCATGGGGGAGACGGTGCTGGAGGAGCAGCTCCGGcgggacggcgacggcgacggcgacggcggcatGCCGCCGCCGGCGGTGGTGGTGGTCATGCGGCCCAGCATCATCACCAGCGTCCGGGCCGACCCGGTGCCCGGGTGGGTGCAGGGCACGCGCACCATCGACACGCTCATCGTCGGCTACGCCAAGCGCAGCATCTCGGCCTTCCTCGCCGACATCCGCCTCGTCATGGACGTCATCCCGGCGGACATGGTGGTCAACGCCATGCTGGCGGCCGCGGTGGCGCACTCCGGGTCCGGGTCGGGGTCCGGGCAGGACGTGGTGGTATACTACCAGCCCACCTCGTCGCTGCGCAACCCGGTGACCTACGCCGTGCTCTACCGCTCCGGCAGCCGCCACTTCAGGGAGCACCCGCGCGTGCGGGACGACGGCGAGGCCATCCCCAACAAGGAGATGCGCTTCTTCACCACCATCCCGAGGTTCCGCCTCTACATGATCCTCTCCTACAAGCTGCCTCTCGAG ATGTTGCACATGGCGAATCTGCTGCTCTGCGGACTCTTCTCCAAGTTGTACAAGGACTCCAACCGCAAGTACAAGTTTGTGATGCATCTCGTTGACGTCTACGGGCCCTTCGCCTTCTTCAAAGGATG CTTTGACGACACGAACATGGAGCGCCTGCGGTCGACGATGGTGATGCGCAGCCCTGAAGATGACATGTTCAACTACGATCCCAAGACCATCGACTGGGACGATTATTTTTACAGAATCCACATACCTGGTGTTCTCAAGTACGTCTGCAAGTGA